The Erythrobacter litoralis HTCC2594 nucleotide sequence TCGACCAATTCGACAAGGCGCTGGGCGATGCGCAAGACTGGCAGCAGCCGCAATTCGTCTATCTCAATTTCCAGTCGCCGCACTTTCCCTATCACCAGCCCGCAATAGGCGAGCGTTTCGCCCGGCCACCGGTGACGCGCGGCGAGATCAACGCGGGCAATGCGGCGCAGGTGCAGCAGACCTATTGGAATGCTGTCGCGCACACCGATGCGGCGCTAGGCCGTCTCATCGCAAAGCTCAAAGAGGTAGGCGCGTGGGACAACACGCTGATGCTGGTGACGGGCGATCACGGCGAAGCGCTGTTCGAACGCGGCTTTCTGGGTCATGGCCATGTCATCAACCGGCTGCAGAACGGCACCTTCCTCGTCAGCAATCGCCCGCTTGACGGCGTCGAAGCCCCTATCGCGCAGAGCGACATCCGCCGCATCCTGCTCGGCCAGCTCGGCGCAGACCAGCCGGCAGCCGAGCGCCACGCGCCTTTCATGCATATCGGCCCGCTCGATGCCCCGGCCAAGATCGGCATGGTCGATTCCGGCTACGGGATCGTCTCGCTGCGCTTCGACCGCAGCGAAGCCTGCTTCGAACGCGAAGACCGGTGCTTTGCCTATGACGGTCTGGAAGGGGCCAGGCATGCCGCGATCGACAGGCTGGTCGCACGCTGGGGCTCCGAACGCTGGGCCCGCCGCCAGCGCTAGAGCCGTTCAGCCGCGCGATTGCTGCGCCGTCAGCGCCTGTCGGTCCATCATGGCCTGCTTGGCGCGCGGCACCCTGGGCGCATCGAACCGCTTGAGATAGCTCCACAGCGCGCATTGCACGCCGACCAGCAGCAGGATGAAAGGCTGGTAGGCAATCCCCTGGAACAGCGAACCGACGAGGTAGATGACCTGCGCATATTGCAGCGCGGTGGCCAGCGGGGCCTGCCATTGTTCGCCGTCGCCGGTTTTCTGGCGCCAGCGGCGACGGATCTTCTCCATCTGCCACAGGCCGAGCGCGTGCAGCCATATCCACGCGATGAAGCCGGGCCAGCCCTGTTCGCCGAGCACTTCGAAGAAGGCCGAGTGGAACGCGCGCGCTTCGTCGACGACTTGCTTGTATTCGACGTTGACCGTGTTTCCTTCGCCCGTCCGCACCGGCATGTTGTATTCGAAGCGGTTGGCGCGGTAGATATCGAAACCGCCGCCGAGCGGATTTTCCTGCACGTATTCCCAGGTCCATTCCCACACCGCCACGCGGGTCGAGGCCGACTGGTCGCCATCGTGGCTGCCGATCGTGGCCATGCGGTCGTAATAGCTCTGCGGAATGAAGGGCAGCGCCATTACCCCCAACACACCGCCTGCGAGCAGGAACATCGCGCGTCGCTTCACGTCGCGCAGCGCCAGCACCAGCAGAACCGCGATGCACACGAGGCCGGTGCGCGCCACCGTGCCGAAGGGGATCAGCAGGCAGGCGAAGATCAGCGCATAGGCGAACAGCTTGACCCGCCAGTCGGGCACGAAGATCGTGCCATGCCGGGTGAACCAGATGATGAGCGGTATGATGCCGACCGCCACGGTCGCCAGTGTCGAGCTTTCGTAGATGCCGCTGTTGTCATTGACGAAGAGCGCGAGCACGCCGTAGCCCCCGCCGCCCGCCACGGTCTTGATTGCGCCGGAAATGATGATCGCTCCGACACTGAGCGCCATGACCAGCGCGGCCGCTTCGATACGCTTGCGGGTGGTCAGCGTGAACGGCAGGAAGATCGCGAAGAACAGCGCTTTCCAGACCCATTCCCATTTGGTTCCCGCCGGTTCGGGAAAGGGCGTGCCCTGCAGCGTAAAGAAGCACCACACCAGCAGGAACGCCAGCACGCCCTGGCGCAGCGTGAAGCGGACATTCTTCTTGCTGTCGGTCAGCAGCCAGCCGGCAAAAGCGGCGCAGAAGGCGATCAGCGAAACCGGTATGTCGGAGAAAAAGCCGAAGGCGATCTTCTGCGGTGCGAGGATGTCGATCCACAGGTAGGACAATACCCACAGGAACGGGCGCCGCAGCCCCATCGCCATGAAAAGCCCGAAAAAGCCGAGGAAGAACAGGTCCGTCATGCGCCCGTCGCGTCTTCGTCGACCGGGGAGGCCACATCCACCTCGCTATCGACCGTGTCGTCAACCATCAGCCGGTACAGCGCGAGGAAGAGGATGCCGTGGACCAGCAGGAGGGTGAACATGTCGATCATGGCAGCGCGCTCGGTTCCTCTGGCATTTCACCCGGCAGCACAGGCATCATTGCTCGGCTGCCACCCGTGCGCCTAGCACCAGCGAGTTGACGCCCCGTTAAGCACAATGCGGCTAAGCCATGGTCCCATGACCCGCGTGCTCCACGTTCTCGACCATTCGCTGCCGCTGCACAGCGGCTATACCTTTCGCACCCGCGCGATCCTGAAAGCGCAGCAGGCAGCGGGAGTGGAGGTGCGCGGCATCACTGGATTGCGCCACAGCGCCGAAGGGCCGGATCAAGAAACGATCGACGGGCTGACGTTTTACCGCACGCGCGGCGAGGCGTCGGGCCCGCCGGGCGTGCGCGAGTTCCGCGAGATCGGTCGGCTGGCGGATACCATCGTCGACCTGGCGCAGGATTGGCGACCCGATGTCCTGCACGCCCATTCGCCCGCGCTGGACGGTCTGGCCGCAGTGCGCGCGGGGCAGCGGCTCGGCATTCCCGTCGTCTACGAAATCCGCGCCTTCTGGGAAGATGCGGCGGTCGGTAACGGAACGGGCCGCGAAGGTTCTTTCAAGTACCGCCTGACCCGTGCGCTGGAAAACCGCGTTGTGGCGCAGGCGGATGCCGTCTTCACTATCTGCGAGGGCCTGCGCGACGACCTGGTCGCGCGCGGGCACCCGGGCGGCAAGATCGGCATCTCGCCTAACGGCGTGGATCTCTCGCTGTTCGGCGAACCACCGGCACGTGACGATGCGCTCGCCGAGGAGTTGGGCATCGCTACCGGGCCGGTCATCGGCTTCATCGGCAGCTTCTACGATTACGAAGGTCTCGACGACCTGATTGCCGCCATGCCGCTGCTGCTTGAGCGTGAGCCGGGCGCGCAACTGCTACTGGTTGGCGGCGGACCGAAGGACGAAGCGCTCAAAGCGCAGGCTGCAGCCAGTTCTGCCGCACAGGCCATCCACTTCACCGGCCGCGTGCCGCATGCGGAGGTCGAGCGCTATTACTCGCTGATCGACGTGCTCGCCTATCCGCGCAAGCGCAGCCGCCTGACCGACCTCGTCACGCCGCTCAAGCCGCTGGAAGCGATGGCGCAACGGCGGCTGGTGGCGGCTTCCGATGTCGGCGGGCACCGCGAACTGATCGAAGACGGGATCACCGGAACGCTGTTCGCGGCGGACGATC carries:
- a CDS encoding putative O-glycosylation ligase, exosortase A system-associated — its product is MTDLFFLGFFGLFMAMGLRRPFLWVLSYLWIDILAPQKIAFGFFSDIPVSLIAFCAAFAGWLLTDSKKNVRFTLRQGVLAFLLVWCFFTLQGTPFPEPAGTKWEWVWKALFFAIFLPFTLTTRKRIEAAALVMALSVGAIIISGAIKTVAGGGGYGVLALFVNDNSGIYESSTLATVAVGIIPLIIWFTRHGTIFVPDWRVKLFAYALIFACLLIPFGTVARTGLVCIAVLLVLALRDVKRRAMFLLAGGVLGVMALPFIPQSYYDRMATIGSHDGDQSASTRVAVWEWTWEYVQENPLGGGFDIYRANRFEYNMPVRTGEGNTVNVEYKQVVDEARAFHSAFFEVLGEQGWPGFIAWIWLHALGLWQMEKIRRRWRQKTGDGEQWQAPLATALQYAQVIYLVGSLFQGIAYQPFILLLVGVQCALWSYLKRFDAPRVPRAKQAMMDRQALTAQQSRG
- a CDS encoding TIGR04063 family PEP-CTERM/XrtA system glycosyltransferase — translated: MTRVLHVLDHSLPLHSGYTFRTRAILKAQQAAGVEVRGITGLRHSAEGPDQETIDGLTFYRTRGEASGPPGVREFREIGRLADTIVDLAQDWRPDVLHAHSPALDGLAAVRAGQRLGIPVVYEIRAFWEDAAVGNGTGREGSFKYRLTRALENRVVAQADAVFTICEGLRDDLVARGHPGGKIGISPNGVDLSLFGEPPARDDALAEELGIATGPVIGFIGSFYDYEGLDDLIAAMPLLLEREPGAQLLLVGGGPKDEALKAQAAASSAAQAIHFTGRVPHAEVERYYSLIDVLAYPRKRSRLTDLVTPLKPLEAMAQRRLVAASDVGGHRELIEDGITGTLFAADDPAAIADALASLSRHKDQWQAMRERAAHHVAEHHDWARNVHRYQSVYHHLLASGPNGQLSAAA